A region from the Triticum urartu cultivar G1812 chromosome 1, Tu2.1, whole genome shotgun sequence genome encodes:
- the LOC125507380 gene encoding double-stranded RNA-binding protein 6, whose translation MYKNQLQELAQRSCFNLPAYTCLREGPDHAPRFKAAVIFNGEQFESPGFFTTLRQAEHAAAEVALAALARRGPSYSLAARILDETGVYKNLLQEVAQRVGAPLPSYTTERSGLGHLPVFTCTVELAGITFTGDHAKNKKQAEKNAASAAWASLKQLAREEATTTNEPENNDEQEQMRIARALLNYRTKEKIAMANNPNASPFPKKFPMQPERKPCFGQSSQSSYSKILPLFRPKSSSRSRPESPAAADGASQSPFWPIENSNSRSRFPAAEAAPYVPVGHYRMPCHSMAPPVTVRSSIPVFSAPPLPPPSGRTQQLPPLLSNPPSVRMASPVRIRPASPHFAPSGPAQRPRPVMSVQMKDVQHKAIRESMSSVIPVQVKDAQQRPTKESPSSAMPVQVKDAQHQLFKRSMSSSVMPIQMKDVQPQPAKEPLSEGKDAPPAATGPPVKIEVPDQVKEASEVVTSEVVPCPAAAAASSASTSTSEYSAVTSSQSGADDDADKGEEAREDVLETEAALEEGIIKLLEIK comes from the exons ATGTATAAGAACCAGCTTcaggagctggcgcagcggagCTGCTTCAACCTGCCGGCGTACACCTGCCTGCGGGAGGGGCCGGACCACGCGCCGCGGTTCAAAGCTGCGGTCATCTTCAACGGCGAGCAATTCGAGAGCCCCGGGTTCTTCACGACGCTCCGCCAGGCCGAGCATGCTGCCGCCGAGGTCGCCCTTGCCGCGCTCGCCCGGCGCGGCCCCTCTTACTCCCTAGCCGCCCGCATCCTG GATGAAACAGGGGTTTACAAAAACCTTCTACAGGAAGTAGCCCAGAGAGTTGGGGCACCGTTGCCTTCATATACAACAGAGCGGTCTGGCCTTGGCCATCTGCCAGTTTTCACATGCACAGTAGAGTTAGCGGGGATCACCTTTACAGGTGATCATGCTAAGAATAAGAAGCAAGCTGAAAAAAATGCTGCTTCTGCAGCCTGGGCTTCATTGAAACAAT TGGCACGTGAGGAGGCGACTACGACCAATGAACCGGAGAACAATGATGAGCAGGAGCAGATGAGGATTGCCCGAGCCCTTCTCAACTACCGCACGAAGGAAAAGATAGCGATGGCCAATAATCCCAATGCTTCACCATTTCCCAAGAAATTTCCCATGCAACCAGAGAGGAAGCCTTGTTTTGGTCAATCCTCTCAGTCCAGTTACTCGAAGATTCTTCCTCTATTCCGGCCAAAGTCTAGTTCAAGATCCAGACCAGAGTCACCAGCCGCGGCTGATGGAGCATCACAGTCACCGTTCTGGCCCATTGAAAACTCTAATTCAAGGTCGAGGTTCCCGGCCGCAGAAGCTGCCCCTTATGTCCCAGTTGGGCACTACCGTATGCCTTGCCATAGTATGGCTCCTCCGGTCACAGTCAGGAGCTCTATCCCTGTGTTCTCTGCTCCACCTCTCCCACCTCCAAGTGGACGCACACAGCAGCTTCCTCCTCTCCTGAGCAACCCACCGTCAGTCCGGATGGCATCCCCAGTTCGCATCAGGCCGGCTTCTCCACACTTTGCTCCCTCGGGTCCTGCTCAGCGTCCAAGACCTGTGATGTCTGTTCAGATGAAGGATGTGCAGCACAAGGCAATAAGGGAATCGATGTCGTCTGTGATCCCTGTTCAGGTGAAGGATGCGCAGCAGAGGCCAACCAAGGAATCGCCGTCATCTGCGATGCCTGTTCAGGTAAAGGATGCGCAACACCAGCTGTTTAAGCGATCGATGTCGTCGTCTGTGATGCCCATTCAGATGAAGGATGTGCAGCCCCAGCCAGCAAAGGAACCATTGTCAGAAGGTAAGGACGCACCACCTGCGGcgactgggcctccggttaagaTTGAGGTTCCAGATCAAGTCAAGGAAGCTTCAGAGGTGGTCACCAGTGAAGTAGTCCCATgccctgctgctgctgctgctagtTCTGCTTCTACTTCTACCAGTGAATACAGCGCTGTGACATCAAGCCagtctggggctgatgatgatgcgGACAAGGGTGAAGAGGCGCGTGAGGACGTCCTGGAAACTGAAGCAGCACTGGAGGAGGGCATCATCAAGCTTTTAGAGATAAAATGA